One genomic region from Stutzerimonas decontaminans encodes:
- a CDS encoding MarR family winged helix-turn-helix transcriptional regulator, with amino-acid sequence METTFSKHALAYDRYALVQLFKAIEEFRAVDPEMPSQSAALFLYSAIYPGCTMTDLQTNLGMSQASCSRNVSALSEWHRLEKPGLGLIVATPDPMERRRKVVHLTDKGKQLAVSLTEAVMNPVRLSSFSKAAR; translated from the coding sequence AAACCACATTCAGCAAACACGCCCTGGCTTATGATCGGTATGCCCTTGTCCAGCTTTTCAAAGCGATAGAAGAGTTCCGTGCCGTTGACCCTGAGATGCCATCACAAAGTGCTGCATTGTTTCTCTATTCGGCGATCTACCCAGGCTGCACGATGACGGATCTGCAGACGAATCTCGGGATGAGCCAAGCGTCCTGCTCAAGGAATGTCTCGGCCTTGTCGGAGTGGCACCGTCTCGAAAAGCCAGGACTCGGACTGATAGTGGCAACGCCAGATCCGATGGAGCGTCGCAGGAAGGTCGTCCACTTGACCGATAAGGGGAAGCAACTGGCCGTCTCCCTGACCGAGGCGGTGATGAACCCGGTTCGACTGTCGTCGTTCTCGAAGGCGGCACGGTAA
- a CDS encoding antA/AntB antirepressor family protein gives MKSKRTGKSFNYTPADCPKHVMLTLGFTEEQTTRMTKVRRILPFVESRTAPCIDARKLWENIGKPEGKFANWVTRGASAIFHRFGKNGEVLEHQTPTGKRPRTDYTLSRDCAAHLAMTANTNEGFFVRDYFLDMEELGNKLLRYTPIRGSMITTIDNQVAHQAFVVAGNKAKAGELPKSLVKQEAFNTQKTLMSLVCRVMTGLSAGEWRAKVGKGIRDVLCPEDLNQYARAYDSALTMLAGGLTLSQIEAVLNLPYGNSVDPSDYIKTPEEVA, from the coding sequence ATGAAAAGCAAACGAACTGGCAAGTCCTTCAACTACACCCCGGCTGATTGTCCGAAGCATGTGATGCTGACTCTCGGTTTCACCGAGGAACAGACTACGAGGATGACCAAGGTTCGCCGCATCCTCCCGTTCGTTGAAAGCAGAACTGCACCCTGCATTGATGCCCGCAAGTTGTGGGAGAACATCGGCAAGCCCGAGGGGAAGTTCGCAAACTGGGTAACTCGCGGAGCTTCAGCCATATTTCACAGATTCGGGAAAAATGGGGAAGTCCTAGAGCACCAGACTCCGACAGGCAAGCGCCCTCGCACTGACTACACCCTCAGCCGCGACTGTGCTGCACATCTAGCGATGACGGCAAACACTAACGAGGGTTTTTTCGTGCGCGACTACTTCCTCGATATGGAGGAACTCGGAAACAAGCTCCTGAGGTACACGCCGATCCGTGGCTCCATGATCACCACCATCGACAACCAAGTGGCCCATCAGGCATTCGTGGTTGCTGGTAACAAGGCCAAGGCTGGTGAGCTACCGAAGAGCCTGGTCAAGCAGGAAGCCTTCAATACCCAGAAGACACTCATGTCGCTGGTGTGCAGGGTGATGACTGGTCTCTCTGCAGGTGAATGGAGGGCCAAGGTAGGCAAAGGCATCCGTGATGTACTCTGCCCAGAAGACCTAAACCAGTACGCCCGAGCCTACGACTCCGCCCTGACCATGTTGGCTGGCGGCCTCACGCTGTCGCAGATCGAGGCAGTACTGAACCTGCCTTACGGAAACAGCGTCGACCCGAGCGACTACATCAAGACCCCAGAGGAGGTAGCCTGA